One window of Methanothermobacter tenebrarum genomic DNA carries:
- a CDS encoding 60S ribosomal export protein NMD3 — translation MGGNFCINCGRSNIQLFKGLCRECFLKEYKLLEVPERIEVEVCAHCNAQLINGKWTGRGVPEDEIIYRALENNISRSVEDTIVDLEIIQKRGTISSCLVRGEAKVLGERITQDFYTEVRLKKRVCPYCSKYKSGYYEAVIQLRADERSLGSGEIEKAEQVINKILQRLWEKDKLAYLARTTRQREGVDYYIGSYKAAKRVVAALREEFGGIVKESPRLMGRDKSTGKNIYRIWISFKLPKFKKGDFISYKGHIGVIKAMDSHGILFYDLDRREMSTTLWREYQNIERIATPEDIKETTVTAISPGRIQILDPISYEPIDLKLKPGMENLKIGDQVSVIQIDNKTYILW, via the coding sequence ATGGGTGGGAATTTTTGCATAAACTGTGGGCGCTCCAACATCCAACTCTTCAAGGGATTATGCAGGGAATGTTTCCTCAAAGAGTATAAGCTTTTGGAGGTTCCTGAGAGGATAGAAGTTGAAGTCTGCGCGCACTGCAACGCACAACTAATCAATGGTAAATGGACTGGGAGGGGCGTCCCAGAGGATGAGATAATATACCGCGCCCTCGAAAACAATATTAGCAGGAGTGTGGAGGATACCATAGTAGATCTTGAAATAATCCAGAAAAGGGGGACCATAAGCTCCTGCCTAGTAAGGGGGGAGGCGAAGGTCCTGGGGGAGAGGATAACACAGGATTTCTATACGGAGGTAAGATTAAAAAAGAGGGTATGCCCATATTGTAGTAAATACAAATCAGGATATTATGAGGCGGTCATACAATTAAGAGCAGATGAGAGAAGCCTAGGATCAGGGGAGATAGAAAAGGCGGAACAGGTGATAAACAAGATCCTCCAGAGATTATGGGAAAAAGACAAACTAGCATACCTTGCAAGGACAACCCGGCAAAGAGAGGGTGTAGATTATTATATAGGATCATATAAGGCGGCTAAGCGGGTTGTAGCAGCCCTCCGAGAGGAATTCGGGGGGATTGTGAAGGAGTCTCCCAGGCTCATGGGGAGGGACAAATCCACCGGCAAAAACATCTACAGGATATGGATTTCATTCAAACTACCCAAATTCAAAAAAGGAGACTTCATATCCTACAAAGGCCACATTGGGGTTATAAAGGCCATGGACTCCCATGGTATACTATTCTATGATCTTGACAGGCGAGAAATGTCCACTACACTCTGGCGTGAATACCAGAATATAGAGAGAATAGCGACACCAGAGGATATAAAGGAGACAACCGTCACAGCAATATCCCCTGGTAGGATACAAATACTTGATCCTATAAGCTATGAGCCAATAGACCTCAAACTCAAACCTGGCATGGAAAATTTAAAGATTGGTGACCAGGTATCAGTAATCCAAATAGACAATAAAACCTACATCCTATGGTGA
- a CDS encoding translation initiation factor IF-2 subunit beta, which produces MQDYEKLLDRAIEQLPPEVLETKRFTTPKAYSVIQGNRTLIQNFKDIAAKLNRDPQHLLRYLLRELGTAGNIEGKRAILQGKFTHFLINERIEDYVKKFVLCPECNRPDTRIIKEGRISLLKCEACGAKAPLKPV; this is translated from the coding sequence TTGCAAGATTATGAAAAATTACTAGATAGGGCCATAGAACAATTACCACCAGAGGTCCTAGAAACTAAACGTTTCACCACCCCCAAAGCTTACTCTGTCATCCAGGGTAACAGGACACTCATCCAAAACTTCAAGGATATAGCGGCCAAATTAAACAGGGACCCACAACACCTTCTAAGATACCTACTGAGGGAACTTGGAACAGCAGGAAACATCGAGGGTAAAAGGGCTATCCTCCAGGGGAAATTCACCCATTTCCTTATAAATGAGAGGATAGAAGATTATGTGAAAAAGTTCGTATTATGCCCAGAATGTAACCGTCCAGATACTCGCATAATAAAAGAAGGTCGCATATCCCTCCTAAAGTGTGAGGCCTGCGGTGCTAAGGCCCCTTTAAAGCCAGTCTAG
- a CDS encoding LAGLIDADG family homing endonuclease has protein sequence MKVVEKTKTPTVKFEEFFSTKEYKDRIFEVLEKYPNVRSVEIDYRDLEIFDPDLADLLIEKPDTIIRTAQRAIQNINPVGVDADLNIRFKNITNIIPLRDLRSKFIGKLVAVDGIVRKVDEIRPRILRAVFECRSCGHQQEVPQSSNILAEPSFCPECRGRSFRLLQEDSQFLDTQTLKLQEPLENLSGGEQPRQITIVLEDDLVDTLTPGDVVRVTGILRTIRDDRAKRFKNFIYGNYAEFLEQEFEELQITAEDEKKIKELAVDPNIYERIVRSTVPSIYGYREIKEAIALQLFGGTGKELDDKTRLRGDIHILIVGDPGIGKSQMLKYVSKLAPRGIYTSGKGTTGVGLCVAPESLIFTEEGALEIGDFVDKNLTEPIKYKMGVYVSKLEKPIRVQTINPTRVSSRVSDKVWRLRAPEKLVKITTETGKELTLTPETKVLSFEEGELRWGEAKRLGEGDHVATTRRLEYGGRRVLTLELIEDLDDVVVYGVESLIGKLSKEIKMGEGIRESAGELGFNGDDHYRNTMNLKMLLKLAEKANYSLERLHDEIQGFSQSQERPIKLPKYLNERFLYFVGLIVGDGDIRVTSDGVYSIRFSNTNRELRRRFKSLVKELFGIESRESTLGISFNSKIIAHILSRLGIPESGGFDISEVIFSLPNKELAAFIRGLFDSGGIIRDDGPSSIEFYTKSEKLARKLQLALLRFGIIAHLKRREVIGDYLIRISGEGIGKFAKFIGFEDLRKKNKLRGLQGGESNTIMDIIPGIGETIEEIISFYGVSVKEAHDFGNLVEEDGAISRKSLQRIIRNLKSKASIENVKIELPDKLKSMLGKSSDKSIPFNTLVQFTRRIKDKRVRKSFVRILRELKAREEIIREKLQYLESLAYSDILFEKIKRVEVIDSPYDHVYDLTVKESHSFIANGIVVHNTAAAVRDELGGWSLEAGALVLGDRGIVCVDELDKMREEDRSAIHEALEQQTISIAKAGIMATLNSRCAVLAAANPKFGRFDTYKSIAEQIDLPSTILSRFDLIFVIEDKPHEERDRELARHILKTHKEDTLPIEIEPELLRKYIAYARKNIHPKLTDEAMKVLEEFYVSMRSSATDEDSPVPITARQLEAIIRLAEASARVKLKNKVEAEDAKRAIRLAKSCLKQVGYDPETGKIDIDKVEGRTPKSERDKFNILIELIKELEEEYGGKAPTNILKSEMLDRYNISEEKVEELLRFLQEKGVIFEPQRGYVKIV, from the coding sequence ATGAAGGTAGTAGAGAAAACAAAAACACCCACTGTTAAATTTGAAGAATTCTTTTCCACGAAAGAATATAAGGATAGGATATTCGAGGTCCTGGAGAAATACCCCAATGTGAGATCCGTTGAAATAGACTATAGGGACCTGGAAATCTTCGACCCGGATCTTGCGGATCTTCTAATAGAGAAACCTGACACTATAATAAGAACGGCGCAGAGGGCCATCCAGAACATAAACCCTGTGGGAGTGGACGCGGATCTTAACATAAGATTCAAGAATATCACTAATATTATCCCATTGAGGGATTTGAGGAGTAAATTTATAGGTAAGCTAGTTGCAGTTGACGGTATAGTAAGGAAGGTTGATGAAATACGTCCGAGGATATTAAGGGCTGTTTTTGAATGTAGAAGCTGCGGACACCAACAGGAGGTGCCCCAATCCAGTAACATTTTAGCCGAACCTTCCTTCTGCCCGGAGTGTAGGGGCCGTTCATTCAGACTATTACAGGAGGATTCTCAATTCCTTGACACTCAAACTTTAAAGTTACAGGAGCCCCTGGAGAATCTTTCGGGTGGTGAACAACCCAGACAGATAACCATAGTCTTAGAGGATGACCTTGTGGATACCTTAACACCTGGGGATGTTGTGAGGGTCACGGGTATCCTCAGAACAATAAGGGATGATAGGGCGAAACGTTTCAAGAATTTCATATATGGAAATTATGCGGAATTTCTCGAACAAGAATTTGAAGAATTGCAGATAACAGCCGAGGACGAGAAAAAGATCAAGGAACTTGCAGTGGACCCTAACATTTATGAGAGGATAGTGAGATCCACAGTCCCATCAATCTATGGATACCGTGAAATCAAGGAGGCTATTGCCCTCCAATTGTTCGGGGGAACCGGGAAGGAATTGGATGATAAAACAAGATTACGTGGTGATATACACATTCTTATTGTTGGGGATCCTGGTATTGGAAAATCCCAGATGCTTAAATATGTTTCAAAGCTGGCCCCTAGGGGCATATATACCAGTGGTAAGGGCACCACTGGTGTTGGTTTGTGTGTGGCTCCTGAGAGTCTAATCTTTACAGAGGAAGGGGCATTGGAGATTGGAGATTTTGTTGACAAGAACCTCACTGAACCTATCAAATATAAGATGGGGGTTTATGTTTCAAAGCTTGAAAAACCTATTAGGGTTCAGACTATTAATCCAACAAGAGTATCTTCGAGGGTTTCTGATAAGGTTTGGAGGCTTAGGGCTCCGGAGAAACTGGTTAAAATAACAACAGAAACTGGGAAGGAGTTGACTCTAACACCAGAAACGAAGGTTTTAAGTTTTGAGGAGGGAGAATTAAGGTGGGGGGAAGCTAAGAGACTTGGAGAAGGCGACCATGTGGCGACAACAAGAAGATTAGAGTATGGGGGGCGAAGAGTTTTAACATTGGAACTTATCGAGGACTTGGATGATGTTGTAGTTTATGGGGTAGAATCTCTAATAGGGAAACTTTCCAAGGAGATTAAAATGGGGGAGGGTATTAGAGAATCCGCCGGGGAGCTTGGATTTAATGGAGACGATCATTATAGGAATACTATGAATTTGAAGATGCTTTTAAAGCTTGCTGAGAAAGCCAATTATAGTCTGGAAAGGTTACATGATGAAATTCAAGGATTTTCACAATCTCAGGAGCGTCCAATAAAGCTTCCTAAGTACTTAAATGAGAGGTTTTTGTACTTTGTAGGTTTGATAGTTGGGGATGGGGATATTAGAGTCACATCTGATGGGGTTTATTCTATAAGGTTCTCAAATACTAATAGAGAACTTAGAAGAAGGTTCAAATCTCTTGTCAAAGAGCTTTTCGGGATCGAGTCAAGGGAGAGTACACTAGGTATCAGTTTCAATTCGAAGATTATTGCACACATTTTGAGCAGACTTGGCATCCCAGAATCTGGAGGATTCGATATTAGTGAAGTTATATTTTCTCTTCCAAATAAAGAACTTGCAGCATTTATCAGGGGATTATTCGATTCCGGTGGGATCATAAGAGATGATGGCCCATCTTCCATCGAATTTTATACTAAAAGTGAAAAATTGGCCCGTAAACTCCAACTTGCACTTCTAAGATTTGGGATAATAGCCCATCTAAAGAGGAGGGAGGTTATAGGTGATTATCTTATCCGAATTTCCGGGGAGGGTATTGGAAAGTTCGCCAAGTTTATTGGATTTGAAGATCTGAGGAAAAAGAATAAACTCCGGGGATTACAAGGTGGGGAGAGTAATACGATCATGGATATAATCCCCGGGATTGGGGAAACCATAGAAGAGATAATAAGTTTTTATGGGGTAAGTGTTAAAGAAGCCCATGATTTTGGAAATCTAGTTGAAGAAGATGGTGCTATTTCAAGAAAATCACTCCAGAGGATTATCAGAAACTTAAAATCAAAAGCTTCGATTGAAAATGTTAAAATAGAGTTGCCTGATAAGCTCAAGTCAATGTTAGGGAAAAGCTCAGATAAGAGCATACCTTTCAATACTCTTGTTCAATTTACAAGAAGAATAAAAGATAAGAGGGTGCGCAAATCCTTTGTTCGAATCTTAAGGGAGTTGAAAGCTCGGGAGGAAATTATTAGAGAAAAGCTTCAATATTTAGAAAGCTTGGCTTATTCTGACATCCTATTTGAAAAGATAAAGAGGGTTGAGGTCATCGATTCACCGTATGATCATGTTTATGATCTAACGGTCAAAGAATCCCATAGTTTCATAGCAAATGGGATAGTGGTTCATAACACAGCCGCGGCGGTTCGGGACGAACTTGGGGGATGGTCCCTTGAAGCTGGTGCATTGGTCCTGGGAGATCGTGGAATTGTCTGTGTTGATGAATTGGATAAGATGCGTGAGGAGGATCGTTCCGCTATACACGAGGCACTTGAGCAGCAAACCATAAGTATAGCCAAGGCAGGTATCATGGCAACCCTAAATTCCCGTTGCGCAGTACTAGCAGCCGCCAACCCAAAATTCGGCCGATTCGACACTTACAAGTCCATAGCAGAGCAGATAGACCTCCCATCAACCATACTCTCAAGGTTCGATTTAATATTCGTCATAGAGGACAAACCACACGAAGAAAGAGACAGAGAACTTGCAAGGCACATCCTCAAAACCCACAAGGAGGATACATTACCCATAGAAATCGAACCAGAACTACTAAGAAAATATATAGCATATGCGAGAAAGAATATTCACCCCAAACTAACAGACGAGGCGATGAAAGTACTCGAAGAATTCTATGTTTCAATGAGGAGCAGCGCAACAGACGAAGACTCACCAGTACCAATAACAGCACGGCAACTAGAAGCCATAATAAGATTAGCAGAGGCAAGCGCCAGGGTAAAACTCAAAAATAAGGTCGAAGCAGAGGATGCTAAAAGGGCTATAAGACTGGCGAAATCATGCCTCAAACAGGTAGGCTACGACCCAGAAACAGGCAAAATCGACATTGATAAAGTAGAAGGCCGAACACCAAAATCGGAAAGAGACAAATTCAACATACTAATAGAATTAATAAAAGAACTTGAAGAAGAATATGGGGGAAAAGCACCCACTAACATCCTTAAATCAGAAATGTTAGACAGATATAATATAAGTGAAGAAAAGGTAGAAGAACTCTTAAGATTTTTACAAGAAAAGGGGGTAATATTCGAACCCCAGAGAGGCTATGTAAAGATAGTCTAA
- a CDS encoding RlmE family RNA methyltransferase, with product MGRRWYLERRRDYYYKSAKKEKYRSRASYKLLQLDNRFHIIGDGDKVVDLGAAPGGWSQVALERVGGDGLVIAVDIKPIRPFPVDNFHTIRGDFTDVKVQEKIGELLGGKADVIISDASPSLSGIKDIDQLRSLELVESVIKVAGRFLKKDGNLLVKVFQGPGFNELLRKLRSSFRKVKSTKPASSRKGSPEMYIVCKGFKG from the coding sequence TTGGGTAGAAGATGGTATCTTGAAAGGAGAAGGGATTATTATTATAAGAGTGCTAAGAAGGAGAAGTATAGGTCTAGGGCGTCGTATAAGCTTTTGCAACTTGATAATAGGTTTCATATTATAGGGGATGGTGATAAGGTTGTCGATCTTGGGGCTGCTCCTGGTGGCTGGTCACAGGTGGCCCTTGAGAGGGTGGGTGGTGATGGGCTTGTCATTGCCGTGGATATTAAGCCTATTAGGCCTTTCCCGGTGGATAATTTCCATACTATAAGGGGTGATTTTACAGATGTGAAGGTGCAGGAGAAGATAGGTGAGCTTCTAGGCGGGAAAGCTGATGTTATAATATCTGATGCTTCTCCTTCACTTTCGGGTATAAAGGATATTGACCAGTTAAGGTCATTGGAACTTGTTGAAAGTGTTATAAAGGTTGCTGGGAGATTCCTTAAGAAGGATGGTAATCTCCTTGTTAAGGTTTTCCAGGGGCCTGGTTTCAATGAATTGTTAAGGAAATTGAGGAGTTCCTTTAGGAAGGTTAAAAGCACGAAACCGGCTTCTTCTAGGAAAGGCAGCCCCGAGATGTATATTGTCTGTAAGGGATTCAAGGGTTAG
- a CDS encoding metallophosphoesterase encodes MLVGVVSDTHIPDRVPVIPDRVFEVFSGVDMILHAGDLTSLDVKEEFNSLAPVRCVQGNMDRYYGLELPRDEILEINGLVVGLNHGEVYPRGDTQQLKYIALEMGVDVLISGHTHQPFIKEVDGILLLNPGSPTVPRLAYPSVMLVEISDGRVEAEVVRVGSPICRIR; translated from the coding sequence ATGCTTGTTGGTGTTGTCTCTGATACTCATATACCTGATAGGGTGCCTGTCATCCCTGATAGGGTTTTTGAGGTTTTCAGTGGCGTGGATATGATACTCCATGCTGGGGATTTAACCTCATTGGACGTTAAGGAGGAATTCAATAGTTTAGCCCCTGTAAGGTGTGTTCAGGGTAACATGGACCGTTATTATGGTCTTGAACTTCCAAGGGATGAGATTTTAGAAATAAATGGTCTGGTTGTAGGTTTGAATCATGGTGAGGTTTATCCTCGTGGGGATACTCAGCAGCTTAAGTATATTGCCCTGGAGATGGGTGTTGATGTTCTTATTTCGGGGCATACTCACCAGCCGTTTATTAAGGAGGTTGATGGTATACTGCTCTTGAATCCTGGGAGTCCTACTGTGCCACGGTTGGCTTATCCTAGCGTCATGTTGGTTGAAATCTCTGATGGTAGGGTTGAAGCAGAGGTTGTGAGGGTGGGTTCACCGATTTGTAGAATAAGGTGA
- a CDS encoding DUF5518 domain-containing protein: MVKWGPVFVGFILSIVFPIILRSFMPGGASVLGLFLAGFVVGLMVKEGALGGFWNATVAGAFGGIILTILLSIFGALIGGIFGFFIGLFSGIAVVIVLLLVSMIFMGIGGAIGGFLAGD, from the coding sequence ATGGTGAAGTGGGGTCCTGTATTTGTAGGTTTCATACTTTCTATTGTCTTTCCAATCATCCTAAGGTCTTTCATGCCAGGGGGCGCTTCTGTCCTGGGATTGTTCCTAGCAGGTTTTGTAGTGGGTTTAATGGTGAAGGAGGGTGCCCTTGGAGGTTTCTGGAATGCTACGGTGGCTGGTGCGTTTGGTGGTATAATATTAACCATACTTTTAAGCATTTTCGGCGCTCTCATCGGCGGAATATTCGGTTTTTTCATAGGACTTTTCAGTGGTATCGCAGTGGTAATAGTCCTACTTTTAGTTTCGATGATATTCATGGGGATTGGGGGGGCTATAGGCGGTTTCCTGGCAGGGGACTAG
- a CDS encoding beta-class carbonic anhydrase, with amino-acid sequence MIIDQVLEKNQEFLRDFKSEDLSHRPAKKLAIVTCMDTRLTDFLEPAMGLERGDAKIIKNAGNRITDDALRSLVVAVHSLGAEEIMVIGHTDCGMANVNFEKLRKAMEENGVPRDFIEELGLEDWIMAIEDEEKNVIEGVKTIKKFRAIPDDIPVHGLIIDIRTGKLKVLHRD; translated from the coding sequence ATGATCATAGATCAAGTACTGGAAAAAAACCAGGAATTCTTAAGGGATTTTAAAAGCGAAGACCTCAGCCACAGGCCAGCCAAAAAACTCGCCATCGTAACCTGTATGGACACAAGATTAACTGACTTTCTTGAACCTGCAATGGGCCTTGAAAGAGGCGACGCCAAGATCATAAAGAATGCCGGAAACCGTATAACAGATGATGCACTTAGGTCACTCGTAGTTGCAGTGCACTCCCTTGGCGCAGAGGAGATCATGGTTATAGGGCATACCGATTGTGGAATGGCAAATGTTAACTTCGAAAAACTCAGGAAAGCCATGGAAGAAAATGGAGTCCCCCGAGATTTTATTGAAGAACTTGGACTGGAAGACTGGATCATGGCAATTGAGGATGAAGAAAAAAATGTTATTGAAGGTGTCAAGACCATCAAAAAATTCAGGGCAATCCCTGATGATATACCGGTCCATGGACTGATAATTGATATCAGAACAGGGAAATTGAAAGTTCTTCACCGCGACTGA